In Euphorbia lathyris chromosome 10, ddEupLath1.1, whole genome shotgun sequence, a single genomic region encodes these proteins:
- the LOC136208742 gene encoding serine/threonine-protein kinase KIPK2-like, giving the protein MGSYSRTCEIVEAREELSSANCSKRIYQSNSGLSLGGHDQESSVLKLGYRDSIEEDINQLFEAMSLKNSSKGLGLSGHASTSSSPLRKNAMKRPITVGAPPSPRIGNSETVSLKQALRELCISKASEMAAMKRSSKSTSTPGISEAGRIKSLYNAVVVETGRPGLPIDEGNGTVIELSLLPEERKPSSSAGVPHQHQMSHIKSDNQSIYSSSRSQIPKSSIQSANSSPRFAVRTTQNGAGTPSLQDETMSTSRKVGTQASKAPDQSSSRFAIPKIPSGSGTALMQNEIGSAAREVRSQTMKSTSQSTDSSSQCAVPFAKVGRGTTSMQIDVPTKVGTQSSKEEMVQKEKHATATSPSCVDSVGNAPQADITRTTWIKVARKASAPRLGRKVKSLATPLNGNRVSKLTKNTPRLTKTVVRNKSAVKKKIKPVTAPAGCKYDEDNSNLAPSTAQLVCQKCQCVLRNVTENSSQDPPAPSSTYSAEISSKIVDTTPAIKPDFSSSNCNRSKSPGKAKKNSKSREKGEFSQSSKSSLGDYSTSTSNSDESNASRPSCYNRPHMSKDVRWAAIRHVKMQDKVLSLRHFNILKKLGCGDIGTVYLAELIGSNCLFAIKVMDNEFLARRKKMPRAQTEREILRILDHPFLPTLYAQFTSDNLSCLVMEYCPGGDLHVLRQKQLGGSFSEPAARFYVAEVLLALEYLHMLGVIYRDLKPENILVRDDGHIMLTDFDLSLRCSVRPTLLQLANADPVKTSGPCTESSCIQPFCIEPSCQVPCFSPRFLPAAAKARKAKAEIAAQVRSLPQLVAEPSDARSNSFVGTHEYLAPEIIKGKGHGAAVDWWTFGIFLFELLYGRTPFRGSCNEETLDNVVTQSLKFPDTPLVSFQARDLIWGLLAKDPENRLGTEKGAAEIKQHPFFEGLNWALIRCAIPPEVPDYYDYGVSFETSNKYLEFKSTGEHLEFELF; this is encoded by the exons ATGGGGTCATATTCTCGCACTTGTGAAATTGTTGAAGCAAGGGAAGAGCTGAGTTCAGCAAACTGTTCTAAAAGAATTTACCAGTCTAATTCTGGGTTGAGTTTGGGTGGCCATGATCAGGAATCATCTGTACTGAAGCTAGGATACAGGGATTCtatagaagaagatatcaatcAACTTTTTGAGGCTATGAGTCTTAAAAACTCATCCAAGGGTCTGGGTCTTTCAGGTCATGCAAGCACGAGCTCAAGTCCTTTGAGGAAAAATGCCATGAAAAGGCCTATAACAGTTGGTGCTCCTCCTTCACCAAGAATTGGGAATTCTGAAACAGTTTCTTTGAAGCAGGCATTAAGGGAGCTTTGCATTTCTAAAGCATCAGAAATGGCTGCTATGAAACGGTCATCAAAGTCAACTAGCACTCCAGGAATCTCAGAAGCTGGAAGGATTAAGAGTTTGTACAATGCAGTTGTAGTTGAAACTGGTAGACCAGGGCTCCCTATAGATGAAGGCAACGGGACTGTGATTGAATTATCCCTATTGCCTGAAGAAAGAAAACCAAGTTCTTCTGCGGGTGTGCCTCATCAACATCAGATGTCTCATATAAAATCTGATAATCAGAGTATTTATTCCTCTTCTCGGTCCCAAATACCGAAATCTTCCATCCAAAGTGCTAATTCTTCTCCTCGATTTGCTGTTCGAACTACACAAAATGGTGCTGGGACCCCATCATTGCAGGATGAGACCATGTCCACATCCAGAAAAGTTGGAACTCAAGCATCAAAGGCACCAGACCAAAGTTCTTCCAGATTTGCTATCCCAAAAATACCAAGTGGTAGTGGGACTGCTTTGATGCAAAATGAGATTGGTTCTGCAGCAAGAGAAGTCAGAAGTCAAACAATGAAGTCAACTTCCCAAAGTACCGATTCTTCTTCTCAGTGTGCTGTTCCATTCGCAAAAGTTGGTAGAGGGACCACATCAATGCAAATTGATGTGCCCACAAAAGTTGGAACTCAATCATCTAAGGAAGAAATGGTGCAGAAAGAGAAACATGCGACTGCAACTTCTCCATCTTGCGTTGATTCTGTTGGAAACGCGCCTCAAGCAGATATAACTAGGACCACTTGGATTAAGGTTGCAAGAAAAGCATCAGCTCCCAGATTGGGTCGGAAAGTCAAGTCATTGGCTACTCCACTTAATGGGAACAGAGTGAGTAAGCTCACAAAAAATACTCCACGTTTAACAAAAACAGTTGTAAGGAACAAAAGTGCGgttaagaagaaaataaagccCGTTACTGCTCCTGCTGGATGTAAATATGATGAAGACAATAGCAACTTGGCACCTAGCACAGCTCAGTTGGTTTGCCAGAAATGTCAATGTGTTTTAAGGAATGTGACTGAAAATTCAAGTCAAGATCCACCAGCTCCCTCCTCGACTTATAGCGCTGAAATTAGCTCAAAAATTGTGGATACTACGCCTGCTATTAAACCAGACTTTAGTTCAAGCAATTGTAACAGAAGCAAGTCCCCTGGGAAAGCAAAGAAGAACTCGAAATCAAGAGAgaaaggggaattttcccaaagCTCAAAGAGCAGCCTTGGTGATTATAGCACAAGTACCAGCAACAGTGATGAGAGCAATGCAAGCAGGCCTAGTTGTTACAACAGACCTCACATGTCAAAGGATGTTAGATGGGCAGCTATTCGCCATGTTAAGATGCAGGATAAAGTCTTAAGCCTAAGGCACTTCAACATCTTAAAGAAGCTTGGTTGTGGAGATATAGGGACAGTTTATCTTGCTGAGTTAATTGGTTCTAATTGCCTATTTGCTATAAAGGTCATGGATAATGAATTTTtggcgagaaggaagaagatgccTAGAGCCCAAACAGAAAGAGAAATATTGAGAATATTAGATCATCCTTTCCTTCCGACACTCTATGCGCAATTCACTTCAGATAATTTGTCGTGTTTAGTTATGGAGTACTGTCCAGGAGGAGATCTGCATGTCCTTAGGCAGAAGCAGCTTGGCGGGAGTTTCTCTGAACCAGCTGCGAG GTTTTACGTTGCTGAAGTACTTCTTGCTCTGGAGTACTTGCACATGCTTGGAGTCATCTACAGGGATCTGAAACCAGAGAATATCCTCGTTCGAGACGATGGCCACATTATGCTAACAGATTTTGACCTCTCGCTTAGATGCAGCGTAAGACCAACCCTCCTACAATTAGCGAATGCTGATCCTGTGAAGACGTCCGGTCCATGCACAGAATCTAGCTGCatacaacctttctgcattgAGCCATCATGTCAAGTCCCATGCTTCAGTCCTAGGTTTCTACCTGCTGCTGCAAAAGCAAGGAAGGCAAAAGCCGAAATAGCAGCCCAAGTCAGGTCATTGCCACAGCTCGTGGCGGAGCCATCCGACGCCCGTTCAAATTCCTTCGTGGGCACACACGAATACTTGGCCCCAGAGATTATAAAAGGAAAGGGTCACGGAGCAGCAGTCGATTGGTGGACATTTGGCATATTTCTTTTTGAGCTTTTATATGGAAGAACACCTTTTAGAGGTTCATGTAATGAAGAAACATTAGACAATGTGGTGACACAGAGCCTGAAGTTTCCGGATACCCCGCTTGTTAGTTTTCAGGCGAGGGATCTTATATGGGGTCTATTAGCAAAGGATCCAGAGAACCGACTGGGAACCGAAAAAGGCGCTGCCGAGATCAAGCAACATCCTTTCTTTGAAGGCTTGAACTGGGCACTAATAAGATGTGCTATTCCGCCAGAAGTACCGGATTACTACGATTACGGAGTTTCATTTGAAACAAGTAATAAGTACTTGGAGTTTAAATCTACAGGAGAACACCTTGAATTTGAGTTGTTCTAA